A region from the Malus domestica chromosome 07, GDT2T_hap1 genome encodes:
- the LOC114825867 gene encoding proliferating cell nuclear antigen-like, translating into MLGTERFWDQQMDLFTIERGRMIAPEFHYEYDVVVGIPSGIFGSLIMNLSRFGMTVSALVTETQVTFTVGNVKIVLRKELEECIIGGVVGENPVSLVFHIHYSNTMLRSSFLSKRVWLLGQSNGSSVMLNCPVGSLGNLMFYVG; encoded by the exons ATGCTAGGAACTGAGAGGTTTTGGGATCAGCAAATGGACTTGTTTACAATCGAACGTGGTCGGATGATCGCACCTGAGTTCCACTATGAATATGATGTGGTCGTTGGAATACCTTCGGGCATATTTGGAAGTCTCATCATGAATCTAAGCCGTTTCGGGATGACAG TTTCTGCACTTGTAACAGAAACTCAAGTTACGTTCACTGTGGGAAATGTAAAGATTGTTCTCAGGAAAGAG CTGGAGGAGTGTATTATTGGGGGTGTTGTGGGTGAAAATCCAGTTTCCTTGGTGTTCCATATCCATTACAGTAACACAATGCTGCGCTCTTCATTTCTGTCAAAAAGGGTGTGGTTGCTTGGCCAGTCCAATGGTTCATCTGTCATGCTCAATTGCCCTGTTGGATCACTCGGTAACCTCATGTTCTACGTTGGGTGA